A genome region from Streptomyces antimycoticus includes the following:
- a CDS encoding DUF742 domain-containing protein, whose amino-acid sequence MTAAGSSRPARKPARVRPYSLTGGRTRSGHVLLVETFVASLESPDGQLDLAPSGLNARMMPEIRAIIELCDRMRSVAEVSAMLKIPLGVVRVLLSDLADQGKIRVYGTGRGPGQPDRALLERVLSGLRRL is encoded by the coding sequence GTGACGGCCGCCGGGTCCAGCCGGCCCGCCCGTAAACCCGCTCGCGTACGTCCGTACTCGCTCACCGGCGGTCGCACCCGCTCCGGCCATGTGCTGCTGGTGGAGACCTTCGTGGCGTCGCTGGAGTCTCCGGACGGACAGCTCGACCTGGCCCCCAGTGGGTTGAACGCCCGGATGATGCCGGAGATCCGGGCGATCATCGAACTGTGCGACAGGATGCGCTCCGTCGCGGAGGTCTCCGCGATGCTCAAGATCCCACTCGGGGTGGTGCGCGTCCTGCTCAGCGACCTGGCCGACCAGGGAAAGATCCGCGTCTACGGCACCGGGCGGGGTCCCGGCCAGCCGGACCGCGCGTTGCTCGAAAGGGTGCTCAGTGGACTTCGCAGGCTCTGA
- a CDS encoding GTP-binding protein: MPGAGIPGAEEVLQRWQTDRSRAPIATKIVIAGGFGVGKTTFVGAVSEITPLQTEALMTQASESVDDLEATPEKLTTTVAMDFGRITLENDLVLYLFGTPGQQRFWFMWDDLMRGAIGAVVMVDTRRLDESFPALDYFESLGLPYVVAVNHFEGTPLYEPEDVRDALSVASTVPVVMMDARRRIAVVDALLALVRHAVDASPE; the protein is encoded by the coding sequence ATACCCGGGGCCGGGATACCCGGGGCCGAGGAGGTGCTCCAGAGGTGGCAGACGGACCGCTCCCGCGCGCCGATCGCCACCAAGATCGTGATAGCGGGAGGGTTCGGGGTCGGCAAGACGACCTTCGTCGGCGCGGTTTCGGAGATCACTCCGCTGCAGACCGAAGCGCTGATGACGCAGGCCAGCGAGAGCGTGGACGACCTCGAGGCGACGCCCGAGAAGCTGACCACCACCGTCGCCATGGACTTCGGCCGGATCACGCTGGAGAACGATCTGGTCCTGTATCTCTTCGGCACCCCCGGCCAGCAGCGCTTCTGGTTCATGTGGGACGACCTGATGCGCGGGGCCATCGGCGCGGTGGTGATGGTCGACACCCGGCGCCTGGACGAGAGCTTCCCGGCGCTGGACTACTTCGAGAGCCTCGGTCTGCCGTATGTGGTGGCGGTCAACCACTTCGAGGGGACCCCGCTCTACGAGCCCGAGGACGTGCGCGACGCGCTCTCCGTGGCGTCCACGGTGCCGGTGGTGATGATGGACGCCCGGCGCCGGATCGCGGTCGTGGACGCGCTGCTGGCGCTGGTGAGACACGCCGTTGACGCCTCACCCGAGTGA
- a CDS encoding styrene monooxygenase/indole monooxygenase family protein has protein sequence MRKILIVGAGQSGLQLALGLQSKGYEITLMSNRTSDEIRGGRVMSTQCMFHTALDHERDLELNFWEERAPRVEGLGVSVAGPPASEGRAHPRVIDWVGRLDGHAQSVDQRIKMAGWMETFEQRGGQVVIHGAAVSDLDVLDRKYDLALVAAGKGELVSLFGRDAARSPYDNPRRALAVAYVHGLGPRPEHPGLEAVRCNLVPGVGELFVMPALTTTGRADILFWEGVPGGPADVFQGITDPSEHLARVLELMERFTPWEYARATKVELTDAGGTLSGGYAPTVRNPIGRLPGGGLVLGVADVVVANDPITGQGSNSAAKCAAAYLESIVEHGDRPFDEEWMRTTFDRYWETARHVTKWTNAMLGPPPEHLVNLLGAGATFPAVAHRIANGFDDPSDFENFFYEPEKTAAYLDAVRKEAEAESAEAEAAAEVCEEAEVCEEAGVCEEAGADDRAGAEARAIRYVG, from the coding sequence ATGCGGAAGATACTCATCGTGGGTGCCGGTCAGTCCGGCCTCCAACTCGCTCTCGGCCTGCAGTCCAAGGGTTACGAGATCACGTTGATGTCCAACCGGACGTCCGATGAGATCCGCGGCGGACGGGTGATGTCCACCCAGTGCATGTTCCACACCGCGCTGGACCATGAGCGCGATCTGGAGCTCAACTTCTGGGAGGAGCGGGCGCCGCGGGTCGAGGGCCTCGGGGTCTCCGTCGCCGGGCCGCCGGCTTCCGAGGGCCGGGCCCACCCGCGGGTCATCGACTGGGTCGGCCGGCTGGACGGCCACGCCCAGTCCGTCGACCAGCGGATCAAGATGGCCGGCTGGATGGAGACGTTCGAGCAGCGCGGCGGCCAGGTGGTCATCCACGGCGCCGCCGTCTCCGACCTGGACGTTCTCGACAGGAAGTACGACCTGGCGCTGGTGGCCGCGGGCAAGGGCGAACTGGTCTCGCTCTTCGGCCGGGACGCCGCCCGCTCCCCGTACGACAACCCGCGGCGCGCCCTCGCGGTCGCCTATGTGCATGGCCTTGGCCCGCGCCCCGAGCACCCCGGCCTCGAGGCGGTGCGCTGCAATCTCGTCCCCGGTGTCGGCGAGCTCTTCGTGATGCCCGCGCTCACCACCACCGGCCGCGCCGACATCCTCTTCTGGGAGGGCGTCCCGGGCGGTCCGGCCGACGTCTTCCAGGGCATCACCGACCCCTCGGAGCATCTGGCGCGCGTCCTGGAGCTGATGGAGCGGTTCACGCCCTGGGAGTACGCGCGTGCCACCAAGGTCGAGCTGACGGACGCGGGCGGCACGCTGTCCGGCGGGTACGCCCCGACCGTGCGCAACCCGATCGGGCGGCTGCCGGGCGGCGGGCTGGTCCTGGGCGTCGCCGATGTCGTGGTGGCCAACGACCCGATCACCGGGCAGGGCTCCAACTCCGCGGCCAAATGCGCGGCGGCCTATCTGGAGAGCATCGTCGAGCACGGCGACCGGCCGTTCGACGAGGAGTGGATGCGGACGACCTTCGACCGCTACTGGGAGACCGCGCGGCATGTCACCAAGTGGACCAACGCCATGCTGGGCCCGCCGCCGGAGCACCTCGTGAACCTCCTCGGGGCGGGGGCCACCTTCCCCGCCGTCGCCCACCGCATCGCCAACGGCTTCGACGACCCCTCCGACTTCGAGAACTTCTTCTACGAGCCGGAGAAGACGGCCGCCTACCTGGACGCGGTCAGGAAAGAGGCCGAGGCCGAGTCCGCGGAGGCCGAAGCCGCGGCTGAGGTCTGTGAGGAGGCCGAGGTCTGTGAGGAGGCTGGGGTCTGCGAGGAGGCTGGGGCCGACGACCGGGCGGGGGCCGAGGCCAGGGCCATTCGGTACGTCGGCTGA
- a CDS encoding C40 family peptidase → MSGRIVGSVCAAAITATAALVPAVPAATASAAPSRPADRSVSELLTQLKTLYRKAEEATETYNATEEKLRKQRTRTRELTAELVHARTELADSHDDAGRLARQQYQGHSTLSSYAFLLTLLTPHPESAADEARELERAAGREAVLMQRLTRGERRADTIATRARTALDKQLSLTAKRKKQRDKVEKQLRSIEKLLAALSARQIAQVAQREREETAKAQRKLLDSGALDPAKSASPPAPTPGGGTRTTPAPGPGRATPAGTPSPVATVTAPRPRPAPGRPGMATAEAGKRALAYALNQIGKPYVWGAEGPNSFDCSGLTSSAWAYAGRLIPRTSQEQWRRLPRVPLNKLRPGDLVIYYKGASHVAMYAGNGQVVQAPRPGQRVKLSPLASNPLRGAVRPGPAAMAKR, encoded by the coding sequence GTGTCAGGACGGATCGTGGGCTCGGTCTGCGCGGCGGCGATCACGGCGACCGCCGCGCTGGTGCCCGCCGTTCCGGCGGCCACGGCGTCGGCCGCCCCCTCCCGCCCCGCCGACCGGTCCGTGTCCGAGCTGCTGACGCAGCTCAAGACGCTGTACCGGAAGGCCGAGGAGGCGACGGAGACGTACAACGCGACCGAGGAGAAGCTGCGCAAGCAGCGCACCAGAACCAGGGAGCTCACGGCCGAGCTCGTGCACGCCCGTACGGAGCTCGCCGACAGCCACGACGACGCGGGACGGCTGGCCCGTCAGCAGTACCAGGGCCACAGCACGCTCTCCTCCTACGCCTTTCTGCTGACCCTGCTCACCCCTCATCCGGAGAGCGCCGCCGACGAGGCGCGTGAGCTGGAGCGGGCGGCCGGCCGCGAGGCCGTCCTGATGCAGCGGCTGACCAGGGGCGAGCGGCGCGCCGACACCATCGCCACCCGGGCACGGACCGCGCTGGACAAACAGCTCTCCCTGACGGCGAAGCGGAAGAAACAGCGGGACAAGGTGGAGAAACAGCTGCGCTCCATCGAGAAGCTGCTCGCCGCGCTGAGCGCCCGCCAGATCGCCCAGGTGGCCCAGCGCGAACGCGAGGAGACCGCGAAGGCACAGCGCAAACTGCTCGACTCCGGGGCGCTCGACCCCGCGAAAAGCGCCTCGCCGCCCGCCCCCACCCCGGGCGGTGGCACCCGCACCACCCCGGCCCCCGGGCCCGGCCGGGCCACCCCCGCGGGCACCCCCTCCCCGGTCGCCACCGTCACCGCGCCCCGCCCCCGCCCGGCCCCCGGCCGCCCCGGAATGGCGACCGCGGAGGCCGGGAAGCGGGCGCTCGCCTACGCGCTGAACCAGATCGGCAAGCCGTACGTCTGGGGCGCCGAGGGGCCGAACTCCTTCGACTGCTCGGGGCTGACCTCCTCCGCCTGGGCGTATGCCGGGCGGCTCATTCCGCGCACCAGCCAGGAGCAGTGGCGCCGGCTGCCGCGGGTGCCGCTCAACAAGCTGCGTCCCGGCGATCTGGTGATCTACTACAAGGGCGCGAGCCATGTGGCGATGTACGCGGGCAACGGCCAGGTGGTCCAGGCGCCGCGCCCCGGCCAGCGGGTGAAGCTCTCCCCGCTCGCCTCCAATCCGCTGCGCGGCGCGGTGCGCCCGGGTCCGGCCGCCATGGCCAAGCGCTGA
- a CDS encoding TetR/AcrR family transcriptional regulator, which produces MTTGSGTASAPPEATPPAEASAAARPAAESPATARPPAARRGSYRRLSVEARRAELLTAALGLFAHRAPEDVSLDDVALAAGASRPLVYRYFPGGKQQLYEAALRSAADELERCFEEPRSGPLSGRLSRVLDRYLAFVDEHDAGFSALLQSGSVVETSRTNAIVDEVRRAAAEEILLHLAVKGPGARLRMMVRTWITAVEAASLIWLDEEKQPPVEELRDWLVDQFVAMLTATATTDPQAARVMRAALIMEPAEGPVGRLARRVVPALGEASHLL; this is translated from the coding sequence ATGACGACAGGCAGCGGCACCGCTTCGGCGCCCCCGGAGGCGACACCCCCGGCGGAGGCGAGCGCCGCCGCGCGCCCGGCGGCGGAATCCCCGGCCACCGCCCGCCCGCCGGCCGCCCGGCGGGGGAGCTACCGCAGGCTGAGCGTCGAGGCCCGGCGGGCCGAACTCCTCACCGCCGCGCTCGGCCTCTTCGCCCATCGCGCGCCCGAGGATGTGTCGCTGGACGATGTGGCCTTGGCCGCCGGTGCCTCCCGTCCGCTGGTCTACCGCTACTTCCCGGGCGGCAAGCAGCAGTTGTACGAGGCGGCGCTGCGCAGCGCCGCCGATGAGCTGGAGCGGTGCTTCGAGGAGCCCAGGAGCGGTCCGCTCAGCGGCCGGCTGAGCCGGGTGCTGGACCGCTATCTGGCCTTCGTGGACGAGCACGACGCGGGGTTCAGCGCGCTGTTGCAGAGCGGCAGCGTGGTCGAGACCTCGCGGACGAACGCGATCGTGGACGAGGTGCGGCGGGCGGCGGCCGAGGAGATTCTGCTCCATCTGGCGGTCAAGGGGCCCGGTGCGCGGCTGCGGATGATGGTGCGCACCTGGATCACGGCCGTCGAGGCGGCCTCGTTGATCTGGCTGGACGAGGAGAAGCAGCCACCGGTGGAGGAGCTGCGCGACTGGCTGGTGGACCAGTTCGTGGCCATGCTGACCGCCACCGCGACCACCGATCCGCAGGCGGCCCGGGTGATGCGGGCCGCGCTCATCATGGAGCCCGCCGAGGGCCCGGTCGGGCGGCTGGCCCGCCGTGTTGTACCCGCGCTGGGCGAGGCGTCGCATCTGCTGTGA
- a CDS encoding AurF N-oxygenase family protein, whose amino-acid sequence MTTTTEPPALRDALGLIKDRERVAERLLESSAKHSFDPDTELDWDAPFEPGKWFWPPELVSLYDTPMWRRMPEDQRQLLARHEAATLASLGIWFEIILIQLMTRHIYDKPATSAHVRYALTEIADECRHSKMFARLITKSGTPAYPVTRLHHNLGRIFKAISTTPGSFTATLLGEEILDWMQRLTFPDERVQPLVRGVTRIHVVEEARHVRYAREELRRQMLRAPRWEAELTRIGSGEFSRIFSQAFINPKVYSDVGLDRRAAVAQVQASAHRREVMRSGAAKLTEFLDDVGVMRGVGRRLWKSSGLLA is encoded by the coding sequence ATGACCACCACGACCGAACCGCCCGCGCTCCGGGACGCGCTCGGGCTGATCAAGGACCGCGAACGGGTCGCGGAGCGACTGCTCGAATCCTCCGCCAAGCACTCCTTCGACCCCGACACCGAACTCGACTGGGACGCGCCGTTCGAGCCCGGCAAGTGGTTCTGGCCACCGGAGCTGGTCTCGCTCTACGACACACCCATGTGGCGGCGGATGCCCGAGGACCAGCGGCAACTGCTGGCCCGGCACGAGGCGGCGACGCTCGCCTCCCTGGGCATATGGTTCGAGATCATCCTCATCCAGCTCATGACCCGGCACATCTACGACAAGCCCGCGACCAGCGCCCATGTGCGGTACGCGCTCACCGAGATCGCCGACGAGTGCCGCCACTCCAAGATGTTCGCGCGGCTGATCACCAAGAGCGGCACCCCGGCCTATCCGGTCACCCGGCTCCACCACAACCTCGGCCGGATCTTCAAGGCGATCTCCACCACGCCCGGTTCCTTCACCGCGACCCTCCTCGGCGAGGAGATCCTGGACTGGATGCAGCGGCTGACCTTCCCCGACGAGCGCGTGCAGCCGCTGGTGCGCGGGGTGACCCGGATCCATGTGGTCGAGGAGGCGCGCCATGTGCGGTACGCACGCGAGGAGCTGCGCCGCCAGATGCTGCGGGCGCCGCGCTGGGAGGCGGAGCTGACCCGGATCGGTTCGGGCGAGTTCTCCCGGATCTTCTCGCAGGCGTTCATCAACCCCAAGGTCTATTCGGATGTGGGGCTCGACCGGCGCGCGGCCGTCGCTCAAGTGCAGGCCAGCGCCCATCGCCGTGAGGTGATGCGCAGCGGCGCCGCCAAGCTGACCGAATTCCTCGACGACGTCGGGGTGATGCGGGGTGTGGGCCGCCGACTGTGGAAGAGCTCGGGGCTGCTGGCCTAG
- a CDS encoding ferritin-like domain-containing protein, translating into MSTQELYAMDPGDPLWQVPAGGAARFNWEYDDHRARLLALYQKGKDKQWDAVKRIDWGLEVDPYDPLGTPDESLALYGTRHWDRMTERDKGELRHHVAAWQFSQFLHGEQGAMVCAARIVEAAPDLDAKFYSATQTMDEARHAELYSRFLHDKLGTFYPINTDLRTLLGDTLRDSRWDMAYLGMQVLIEGLALAAFGLIRDTTDKPLPQQILAYVMQDEARHVAFGRMALRDYYRQLSDAELREREEFVIEGCYLMRDRLRGVEVLENFGIPKAEAEEYCEQSPFLHMFRKLLFSRIVPCVKDIGLWGERLQRAYVDMGVLELGDSNLDLLMSQDEELAERLDQRRFAAEEAARTGEVEEAIAEGAAEAEA; encoded by the coding sequence GTGTCGACGCAAGAGCTCTACGCGATGGATCCCGGGGACCCCCTGTGGCAGGTGCCCGCCGGTGGCGCCGCCCGATTCAACTGGGAGTACGACGACCACCGGGCCCGGCTGCTCGCCCTGTACCAGAAGGGCAAGGACAAGCAGTGGGACGCGGTCAAGCGGATCGACTGGGGCCTGGAGGTGGATCCGTACGATCCCCTGGGCACCCCCGATGAGTCGCTCGCCCTCTACGGCACCCGCCACTGGGACCGGATGACCGAGCGGGACAAGGGCGAGCTGCGGCATCACGTCGCCGCCTGGCAGTTCAGCCAGTTCCTCCACGGCGAACAGGGCGCGATGGTGTGCGCGGCCCGGATCGTCGAGGCCGCGCCCGACCTCGACGCGAAGTTCTACTCCGCCACCCAGACCATGGACGAGGCGCGCCACGCCGAGCTCTACAGCCGCTTCCTGCACGACAAGCTCGGCACGTTCTACCCCATCAACACCGATCTACGCACCCTCCTCGGTGACACCCTCCGCGACTCCCGCTGGGACATGGCCTATCTGGGCATGCAGGTGCTCATCGAGGGCCTGGCGCTCGCCGCGTTCGGCCTCATCCGCGACACCACCGACAAGCCGCTGCCCCAGCAGATCCTCGCCTACGTCATGCAGGACGAGGCCCGCCATGTCGCCTTCGGCCGGATGGCCCTGCGCGACTACTACCGGCAGCTCAGCGACGCGGAGCTGCGGGAGCGCGAGGAGTTCGTCATCGAGGGCTGCTACCTGATGCGCGACCGGCTGCGCGGGGTGGAGGTCCTGGAGAACTTCGGCATCCCCAAGGCCGAGGCGGAGGAGTACTGCGAACAGTCGCCGTTCCTGCATATGTTCCGCAAGCTGCTGTTCAGCCGGATCGTCCCCTGTGTGAAGGACATCGGGCTGTGGGGCGAGCGGCTCCAGCGGGCGTATGTCGACATGGGCGTGCTGGAGCTGGGCGACAGCAACCTCGACCTGCTTATGAGCCAGGACGAGGAACTCGCCGAGCGGCTGGACCAACGGCGCTTCGCGGCGGAGGAGGCGGCGCGCACGGGCGAGGTCGAGGAGGCGATCGCCGAGGGCGCGGCCGAGGCCGAGGCATGA
- a CDS encoding GNAT family N-acetyltransferase, which yields MRIRTSTSEELQVLQDIERAAGLCFRDIGMDEVADDEPLSLEELSRYQRAGRAWVAVDDADRAMAYLITDPVDGNVHIEQISVHPDSARRGVGRALIDHIAVRAAGDGVPALTLTTFVDVAWNAPYYAARCGFRTLAEAELTPGLRDIRRCEAGHGLDRWPRVCMRRDVG from the coding sequence GTGCGGATTCGAACGAGCACCAGTGAAGAACTCCAGGTCCTCCAGGACATAGAGCGCGCCGCCGGACTCTGCTTCCGGGACATCGGGATGGACGAAGTCGCCGATGACGAGCCCCTGAGCCTGGAGGAGCTGAGCCGCTACCAGCGGGCCGGACGGGCCTGGGTCGCGGTGGACGACGCCGACCGGGCGATGGCGTATCTGATCACCGACCCCGTCGACGGAAACGTCCATATCGAGCAGATCTCGGTCCACCCCGACAGCGCCCGCCGTGGTGTGGGACGGGCCCTGATCGACCACATCGCGGTGCGGGCCGCCGGCGACGGCGTCCCCGCGCTCACCCTGACCACCTTCGTCGACGTGGCGTGGAACGCCCCGTACTACGCCGCACGGTGCGGCTTCCGGACCCTGGCCGAGGCCGAGCTGACCCCTGGCCTCCGGGACATCCGGCGCTGCGAGGCGGGTCATGGGCTGGACCGCTGGCCACGGGTGTGCATGCGCCGGGATGTGGGGTAA
- a CDS encoding LysR family transcriptional regulator: protein MAGLEIRELECFLALSEELHFGRAAERLYISQSRVSQLLRSLERRIGARLLERTSRRARLTPLGERFLADLRPAYEALYGAVESARGAARGVEGVLRIGFQGAADEGVTAAIAAFRERHPGCETTTVEVPLADPFGAVRAGEVDAAIVCLPVAEPDLALGPVFSKQPQTVVVSARHPFAGRARVDAEALAECPLIGPSAPAPGYWHDAMAPVATPGARPIPRGPRVHTLQEGLAAVAAGRGGMLLCAPTAEYHRRRDITFVPVEGVPDSMLGVVWRRADETARIRAFGRAVEDLCA, encoded by the coding sequence ATGGCCGGGTTGGAGATCCGCGAGCTGGAGTGCTTTCTCGCGCTGAGCGAGGAGCTGCACTTCGGGCGCGCGGCGGAGCGGTTGTACATCTCGCAGAGCAGGGTGAGCCAGCTGCTGCGGTCCCTGGAGCGCCGGATCGGCGCCCGGCTGCTGGAGCGCACCAGCCGCCGGGCGCGGCTGACCCCGCTCGGCGAGCGGTTCCTGGCCGACCTCCGGCCCGCCTACGAGGCGCTGTACGGGGCCGTCGAGAGCGCCCGCGGGGCGGCGCGCGGGGTGGAGGGCGTGCTGCGGATCGGGTTCCAGGGGGCCGCGGATGAAGGGGTGACGGCGGCCATCGCGGCCTTCCGGGAACGCCACCCCGGCTGTGAGACGACGACCGTGGAGGTCCCGCTGGCCGATCCGTTCGGCGCGGTGCGGGCCGGTGAGGTGGACGCCGCGATCGTGTGTCTGCCGGTCGCCGAGCCAGATCTGGCCCTGGGCCCGGTCTTCTCCAAGCAGCCCCAGACGGTGGTGGTCTCCGCCCGCCATCCGTTCGCGGGCCGAGCCCGCGTGGACGCCGAGGCGCTGGCCGAGTGCCCGCTGATCGGCCCGTCCGCCCCCGCGCCGGGCTACTGGCACGACGCGATGGCGCCCGTGGCCACCCCCGGCGCGCGGCCCATCCCCCGCGGGCCGCGGGTGCACACGCTCCAGGAGGGGCTGGCGGCGGTCGCGGCGGGACGGGGCGGGATGCTGCTGTGCGCCCCGACGGCGGAGTATCACCGCCGCCGGGACATCACCTTCGTACCGGTCGAGGGGGTGCCGGACTCGATGCTCGGCGTGGTGTGGCGGCGGGCGGACGAGACGGCGCGGATACGGGCGTTCGGGCGGGCGGTGGAGGACCTGTGCGCTTAG
- a CDS encoding MFS transporter, whose product MSSSTELTAPAGTSGSPPVVRSPLRAWLAVVAVAVGTFSVVTTEMLPVGLLTSIGSALGVSDGTAGLAMTVPGLVAAFAAPLLTVTVGRFDRRLVLCGLMGLLAAANLLSALAPGFAVLLFARVLVGVSIGGVWSIAGGLAVRLVPERSVGHATTLIFSGIAVASVLGVPIGTLIGDLVHWRIAFAAIAALSLAVAAAMAVTLPPLPTAGTIRLREVPGLFRNVRLRTGLITTSLLVTGHFGAYTYLRPVLEDVAGVGTGLISTLLLAYGVAGIAGNFLAGTTAHRDPRRTLMVIFTLLAAAELLIPVAGSTTAGAAVLLLVWGLAYGGVSVTCQTWVLHAAPDAREAASALFVGVFNVAIALGALLGGRAADGIAVPSVMWFGGALVVLALATMALSGSRGTVAASGRTGASSGHGATSSHVDQALR is encoded by the coding sequence ATGTCCAGTAGCACGGAACTCACCGCTCCGGCAGGCACATCCGGGTCACCTCCGGTGGTGCGCTCGCCGCTCAGGGCCTGGCTCGCCGTCGTCGCCGTCGCGGTCGGCACCTTCTCGGTGGTCACCACCGAGATGCTGCCGGTCGGCCTGCTGACATCGATCGGCTCCGCGCTCGGCGTCTCGGACGGTACGGCGGGCCTGGCCATGACCGTGCCCGGTCTGGTCGCCGCGTTCGCCGCCCCCCTGCTCACCGTCACCGTCGGCCGCTTCGACCGGCGGCTGGTGCTCTGCGGTCTGATGGGGCTGCTGGCCGCCGCCAATCTGCTGTCCGCGCTCGCGCCCGGCTTCGCCGTCCTGCTGTTCGCCCGGGTGCTGGTCGGGGTGAGCATCGGCGGGGTGTGGTCGATCGCCGGCGGGCTCGCGGTGCGGCTGGTGCCCGAGCGGTCCGTGGGCCACGCCACCACGCTGATCTTCAGCGGTATCGCGGTGGCCTCGGTGCTCGGAGTGCCGATCGGGACGCTCATCGGCGATCTGGTCCACTGGCGGATCGCGTTCGCCGCCATCGCCGCCCTGTCGCTCGCCGTGGCCGCCGCCATGGCGGTCACCCTGCCGCCGCTGCCCACGGCCGGGACGATCCGGCTGCGCGAGGTGCCGGGGCTGTTCCGCAACGTCCGGCTGCGGACCGGCCTCATCACCACTTCGCTGCTGGTCACCGGCCACTTCGGGGCGTACACCTACCTCCGCCCGGTGCTCGAGGACGTCGCCGGGGTCGGAACGGGCCTGATCAGCACCCTGCTGCTGGCGTACGGCGTGGCGGGCATCGCCGGGAACTTCCTGGCCGGCACCACCGCCCACCGCGATCCGCGCCGCACCCTCATGGTCATCTTCACTCTGCTCGCGGCGGCCGAGCTGCTCATCCCGGTCGCCGGTTCCACGACGGCCGGGGCGGCCGTACTGCTGCTGGTGTGGGGCCTGGCGTACGGCGGGGTGTCGGTGACCTGCCAGACCTGGGTGCTGCACGCGGCGCCGGACGCGCGGGAGGCGGCGTCGGCGCTGTTCGTCGGGGTCTTCAACGTGGCGATAGCGCTGGGCGCGCTGCTCGGCGGCCGGGCGGCGGACGGGATCGCGGTCCCCAGTGTGATGTGGTTCGGGGGTGCGCTGGTGGTCCTCGCCCTGGCGACCATGGCGCTCTCCGGCAGCCGGGGGACCGTCGCCGCTTCCGGCCGGACGGGGGCCTCGTCAGGCCATGGGGCCACGTCAAGCCATGTGGACCAGGCGCTCAGGTGA